Proteins encoded together in one Variovorax paradoxus window:
- a CDS encoding FmdB family zinc ribbon protein gives MPIYAYKCSACGFAKDALQKMSDAPLTVCPACGASAFEKQVTAAGFQLKGSGWYVTDFRDGGGKKAETATAAPATSGDSAAAPAAKTAEASSSAPAPAPAPSPAPAPAAAAKSD, from the coding sequence ATGCCCATTTACGCCTACAAGTGCAGCGCCTGCGGCTTTGCCAAGGACGCCCTGCAAAAAATGTCCGATGCGCCGCTCACGGTGTGTCCGGCGTGCGGCGCGAGTGCCTTCGAAAAGCAGGTCACCGCCGCCGGTTTCCAGCTCAAGGGTTCCGGCTGGTACGTGACCGACTTCCGCGACGGCGGCGGCAAGAAGGCCGAAACAGCCACCGCTGCACCCGCGACCAGTGGCGACAGCGCTGCCGCGCCGGCCGCCAAGACCGCGGAGGCTTCCAGCTCCGCGCCGGCACCCGCCCCCGCGCCCAGCCCTGCGCCGGCGCCAGCCGCTGCAGCCAAGAGCGACTGA
- a CDS encoding DUF502 domain-containing protein: MLALRKWLFSGLLVIVPLFITLAVLKWIIDTLDQTLWVLPVVWQRWLHDNNVRGLGVLLTLAILLGVGAIASNFVGKRLLGWGDAVVRRIPVVRSIYSSVKQVSDTLFSENGNAFRTAVLVQWPREGVWTIAFVTGAPGSDVVEHLGGGDYLSVYVPTTPNPTGGYFVMLKRSDCIELKMSVDEALKYIVSMGVVVPGGPSTLANK, from the coding sequence ATGCTCGCCCTGCGCAAATGGCTGTTTTCCGGCTTGCTGGTCATCGTTCCGCTGTTCATCACCCTGGCGGTGCTGAAGTGGATCATCGACACGCTGGACCAGACGCTCTGGGTGTTGCCGGTGGTCTGGCAACGATGGCTGCACGACAACAACGTGCGCGGGCTGGGCGTGCTGCTCACGTTGGCCATATTGCTGGGCGTGGGCGCCATTGCAAGCAATTTCGTGGGCAAGCGCCTGCTCGGCTGGGGCGACGCGGTGGTGCGGCGCATTCCGGTGGTGCGCTCGATCTACTCCAGCGTCAAGCAGGTGTCCGACACGCTTTTTTCCGAGAACGGCAATGCCTTCCGGACGGCGGTGCTGGTGCAATGGCCCCGCGAGGGCGTCTGGACCATCGCCTTCGTGACCGGCGCGCCGGGTAGCGACGTGGTCGAGCACCTGGGCGGCGGCGACTACCTCAGCGTCTATGTACCCACAACGCCAAATCCCACGGGCGGTTATTTCGTGATGCTCAAGCGCAGCGACTGCATCGAACTCAAGATGAGCGTGGACGAAGCGCTCAAATACATCGTCTCGATGGGCGTGGTCGTTCCCGGCGGCCCCTCGACCCTCGCGAACAAGTAA
- the aspS gene encoding aspartate--tRNA ligase — MAMRTHYCGLVTEALMGQTVTLCGWVNRRRDHGGVIFIDVRDREGYVQVVCDPDRASTFAVAENLRNEFCVQITGLVRARPEGTTNDQLKSGKIEVLCHELKVLNPSVTPPFLLDDDNLSETTRLTHRVLDLRRPAMQRNMMLRYKVTMETRKFLDANGFIDIETPMLGKSTPEGARDYLVPSRVHDGSFFALPQSPQLFKQLLMVAGYDRYYQIVKCFRDEDLRADRQPEFTQIDIETSFLAEEEIREMFEGMIRNVFRNAAGIDLPVFPTMTYADAMFKYGSDKPDLRVKLEFTELTELMKRVEFKVFSNAATMQGGRVVALRVPGGGAEGGLSRGEIDAYQEFVKIYGAKGLAYIKVNDAAAGRDGLQSPIVKNLDDASLAEIIARTGARNGDILFFGADKEKIVNDAIGALRVKIGHSAFGKKAGLFDDRWAPLWVVDFPMFEFDEEGQRWSAVHHPFTAPKDGHEDLMDTAPEKCIAKAYDMVLNGIEMGGGSVRIHREEVQSKVFRALKISAEDAQLKFGFLLDALQYGAPPHGGIAIGLDRLVMLMTGAESIRDVIAFPKTQRAQDLLTQAPSPVDEKQLRELHIKLRNTPQTA; from the coding sequence ATGGCCATGCGTACTCACTATTGCGGTCTTGTGACCGAAGCCCTGATGGGCCAAACCGTCACCCTGTGCGGCTGGGTCAACCGCCGCCGCGACCATGGCGGCGTGATCTTCATCGACGTGCGCGACCGCGAAGGCTACGTGCAAGTGGTGTGCGACCCCGATCGCGCCTCGACCTTTGCCGTGGCCGAAAACCTGCGCAACGAGTTCTGCGTTCAGATCACCGGCCTGGTGCGCGCGCGCCCCGAGGGCACCACCAACGACCAGCTCAAGAGCGGCAAGATCGAAGTGCTGTGCCATGAGCTCAAGGTGCTGAACCCCTCGGTCACGCCGCCGTTCCTGCTCGACGACGACAACCTGTCGGAAACCACCCGCCTCACGCACCGCGTGCTCGACCTGCGCCGCCCGGCCATGCAGCGCAACATGATGCTGCGCTACAAGGTGACGATGGAAACGCGCAAGTTTCTCGACGCCAACGGCTTCATCGACATCGAGACGCCGATGCTCGGCAAGTCCACGCCCGAAGGCGCGCGCGACTACCTCGTGCCAAGCCGCGTGCACGACGGCAGCTTCTTTGCGCTGCCGCAGTCGCCCCAGCTCTTCAAGCAGCTGCTGATGGTGGCCGGCTACGACCGCTACTACCAGATCGTGAAGTGCTTCCGCGACGAAGACCTGCGCGCCGACCGCCAGCCCGAATTCACGCAGATCGACATCGAGACCTCGTTCCTCGCCGAAGAAGAAATCCGCGAAATGTTCGAGGGCATGATCCGCAACGTGTTCCGCAATGCCGCGGGCATCGACCTGCCGGTGTTCCCGACCATGACGTATGCGGACGCCATGTTCAAGTACGGCTCCGACAAGCCCGACCTGCGCGTGAAGCTCGAGTTCACCGAACTCACCGAACTCATGAAGCGCGTTGAATTCAAGGTGTTCTCGAACGCCGCCACCATGCAGGGCGGCCGCGTGGTCGCGCTGCGTGTGCCGGGCGGCGGTGCCGAGGGCGGCCTCTCGCGCGGCGAAATCGACGCGTACCAGGAGTTCGTCAAGATCTACGGCGCCAAGGGCCTGGCCTACATCAAGGTCAACGACGCAGCCGCGGGCCGCGACGGCCTGCAAAGCCCGATCGTCAAGAACCTCGACGACGCCTCGCTGGCCGAGATCATCGCCCGCACGGGCGCGCGCAACGGCGACATCCTCTTCTTCGGCGCCGACAAGGAAAAGATCGTCAACGACGCCATCGGCGCGCTGCGCGTGAAGATCGGCCACAGCGCCTTCGGCAAGAAGGCCGGCCTGTTCGACGACCGCTGGGCGCCGCTGTGGGTGGTCGACTTCCCGATGTTCGAGTTCGACGAGGAAGGCCAGCGCTGGAGCGCCGTGCACCACCCGTTCACCGCACCGAAGGACGGCCATGAAGACCTCATGGACACCGCGCCCGAGAAGTGCATTGCCAAGGCCTACGACATGGTGCTCAACGGCATCGAGATGGGCGGCGGCTCGGTGCGTATCCACCGCGAGGAAGTGCAGAGCAAGGTGTTCCGCGCGCTCAAGATCAGCGCCGAGGACGCCCAGCTCAAGTTCGGCTTCCTGCTCGACGCGCTGCAATACGGCGCACCGCCGCACGGCGGCATCGCCATCGGCCTCGACCGCCTGGTCATGCTGATGACCGGCGCCGAGTCGATCCGCGACGTGATCGCCTTCCCCAAGACCCAGCGCGCGCAAGACCTGCTCACGCAGGCGCCGAGCCCGGTCGACGAGAAGCAGCTGCGCGAACTGCACATCAAGCTGCGCAACACGCCCCAAACCGCCTGA
- the nudB gene encoding dihydroneopterin triphosphate diphosphatase, whose product MTTSTRPWKIPESVLVVIHTPALDVLLIRRADANDFWQSVTGSKDLADEPLMLTAAREVAEETGIQCGEGTPLAPRLVDWQLSNVYEIYPGWRTRYEPGVTHNTEHLFGLCVPERLVPVLAPREHTDWKWLPYREAADACFSPSNAEAILLLPEFAR is encoded by the coding sequence ATGACGACGAGCACCCGGCCCTGGAAGATCCCGGAGTCGGTGCTGGTCGTCATTCATACCCCGGCGCTCGACGTGCTGCTGATCCGGCGTGCCGATGCCAACGACTTCTGGCAATCGGTCACCGGCAGCAAGGACCTGGCCGACGAGCCGCTCATGCTCACCGCGGCGCGCGAGGTGGCGGAGGAAACCGGCATCCAGTGCGGGGAGGGCACGCCCCTGGCCCCGCGGCTGGTCGACTGGCAGCTGAGCAACGTCTACGAAATCTACCCGGGCTGGCGCACCCGCTACGAACCGGGCGTGACGCACAACACCGAGCACCTGTTCGGCCTGTGCGTGCCCGAGCGGCTGGTGCCCGTGCTGGCGCCCCGCGAGCACACCGACTGGAAGTGGCTTCCCTACCGCGAGGCGGCCGACGCGTGCTTTTCTCCGTCGAACGCCGAAGCCATTCTGTTGCTGCCAGAATTTGCCAGATGA
- a CDS encoding endonuclease/exonuclease/phosphatase family protein, whose protein sequence is MNLPAHTLRVATYNIHKGVQGIGPARRLEIHNLGHAIEQLDADIVCLQEVRKMNRQAALRFERWPELPQADFLAPEGYTAVYETNAITRHGEHGNALLTRWPVIRTGHQDISDHRFEQRGLLHVVIEVEGRPVHAIVVHLGLIKGSRVRQVARLREFIEREVPAGEAVVVAGDFNDWGARMRYAMNAMGLRDTSDLRGSRTLTYPSRLPVAQLDFVYGRQLEPVACTVPRGPIWARMSDHLPLVADFVLA, encoded by the coding sequence ATGAACCTGCCGGCACACACCCTTCGGGTCGCAACCTACAACATCCACAAGGGTGTGCAGGGCATCGGCCCGGCACGGCGCCTGGAGATCCACAACCTGGGGCATGCCATCGAGCAGCTCGACGCCGACATCGTCTGCCTGCAGGAGGTTCGCAAGATGAACCGGCAGGCCGCGCTTCGCTTCGAGCGCTGGCCCGAGCTTCCCCAGGCCGACTTCCTGGCGCCCGAGGGCTACACCGCCGTCTATGAAACCAATGCCATCACGCGCCATGGCGAGCATGGCAATGCGCTGCTCACCCGCTGGCCGGTGATCCGTACCGGCCACCAGGACATTTCCGACCACCGCTTCGAACAGCGCGGGCTGCTGCACGTCGTCATCGAGGTGGAGGGCCGGCCCGTGCATGCCATCGTCGTGCACCTGGGGCTCATCAAGGGCAGCCGCGTGCGGCAGGTCGCCCGGCTGAGGGAGTTCATCGAACGCGAAGTGCCCGCCGGCGAAGCGGTGGTCGTCGCGGGAGATTTCAACGACTGGGGCGCGCGCATGCGCTACGCCATGAACGCCATGGGCCTGCGCGACACCAGCGACCTGCGCGGGTCGCGAACCCTCACCTATCCCTCGCGCCTGCCTGTGGCGCAGCTCGACTTCGTCTATGGGCGCCAGCTGGAGCCGGTCGCCTGCACGGTGCCGCGCGGGCCGATCTGGGCGCGCATGTCGGACCACTTGCCGCTGGTGGCCGATTTTGTGCTGGCATGA
- the folE gene encoding GTP cyclohydrolase I, with protein MLRKTDVEPRPDGNNDDEGTPVSVKIRERLTAARRRFNANDNIAEFIEPGELESLLDEVEVRMKGVLESLVIDLENDHNTGNTARRVAKMYLNEVFRGRYVAPPSLTEFPNAEHLNELMIVGPITVRSACSHHFCPIIGKLWIGIMPNEHTNVIGLSKYARLAEWVMGRPQIQEEAVVQLADLIQEKTQPDGLALVMEAEHFCMAWRGVKEMDSKMINSVMRGVFLKDPSLRREFLSLLPRKS; from the coding sequence ATGCTGAGGAAAACCGACGTGGAACCGCGCCCTGACGGAAACAACGACGACGAGGGCACCCCCGTCTCGGTGAAGATCCGCGAACGCCTGACTGCCGCGCGCAGGCGCTTCAACGCCAACGACAACATCGCCGAGTTCATCGAACCCGGCGAGCTCGAGTCGCTGCTCGATGAAGTCGAAGTGAGGATGAAGGGCGTGCTCGAAAGCCTGGTGATCGACCTCGAGAACGATCACAACACCGGCAACACTGCACGCCGCGTGGCCAAGATGTACCTCAACGAAGTGTTCCGGGGCCGCTACGTGGCGCCGCCTTCGCTCACCGAGTTTCCCAACGCCGAGCACCTGAACGAGCTGATGATCGTCGGCCCGATCACCGTGCGCAGCGCCTGCTCGCACCACTTCTGCCCGATCATCGGCAAGCTGTGGATCGGCATCATGCCCAACGAGCACACCAATGTGATCGGCCTGTCGAAGTACGCGCGCCTTGCCGAATGGGTCATGGGCCGGCCCCAGATCCAGGAAGAGGCCGTGGTGCAACTGGCCGACCTGATCCAGGAAAAGACCCAGCCCGACGGCCTGGCGCTCGTCATGGAAGCCGAGCACTTCTGCATGGCCTGGCGCGGCGTGAAGGAAATGGACAGCAAGATGATCAATTCCGTGATGCGCGGCGTGTTTCTCAAAGACCCGAGCCTGCGCCGCGAATTTCTTTCCCTGCTGCCCCGAAAGAGCTGA
- a CDS encoding BLUF domain-containing protein, which translates to MLVRLLYASRAVDTSPEAIDAILAQSRTHNPSCGITGILCYGAGTFLQAIEGGRMAVSELYGHIQRDARHKDVVLLHYEEISERRFGGWTMGQVNLSKLNASTLLKYSEKPELNPYAVSGKVSLALLEELMATAAIVGRH; encoded by the coding sequence ATGCTGGTCCGACTTCTCTACGCGAGCCGCGCCGTCGACACCAGCCCCGAGGCCATCGACGCCATCCTCGCGCAATCGCGCACGCACAACCCCTCCTGCGGTATCACGGGCATTCTTTGCTACGGTGCCGGTACCTTCCTGCAGGCCATCGAAGGCGGCCGGATGGCCGTCAGCGAGCTCTACGGCCACATCCAGCGCGATGCGCGCCACAAGGACGTGGTGCTGTTGCACTATGAAGAAATCTCCGAGCGCCGCTTCGGCGGCTGGACCATGGGGCAGGTCAACCTCTCCAAGCTCAACGCCTCGACGCTGCTCAAGTACTCGGAAAAGCCTGAGCTGAATCCGTATGCGGTGTCGGGCAAGGTCTCGCTGGCGCTGCTCGAAGAACTGATGGCCACCGCGGCCATCGTCGGACGCCACTGA
- a CDS encoding DMT family transporter codes for MPLSAFALILLAGIIHASWNIAAKKANGDARFALQSGVFMAVVWAPVGLTLGWNVVPAWGLTEWGFIALSGVLHVFYYVILLRGYRKSDLTVVYPLARGSGPLLSSLVAILFLGERISFIGLAGIAGVVLGVFLVAGGPGLWRKKHDPAQRARVHKGIRYGVLTGAFIAAYTVADSYAVKFLAMSPILLDYFGNFVRVALLLPAGLQDRAETARMWRAQWKYALLVAAISPVSYVLVLYAVQQAPISHVAPAREVSMLFAALIGGHLLREGDRLLRLLGAAFIAAGVVALALG; via the coding sequence GTGCCGCTCTCCGCCTTTGCTCTGATCCTGCTCGCCGGGATCATTCATGCCAGCTGGAACATCGCCGCCAAGAAGGCGAACGGCGACGCGCGCTTTGCGTTGCAGAGCGGCGTGTTCATGGCCGTTGTGTGGGCCCCCGTAGGTCTGACGCTGGGCTGGAACGTGGTGCCTGCCTGGGGCCTCACGGAGTGGGGCTTCATTGCGCTGAGCGGCGTGCTGCACGTCTTCTACTACGTCATCCTGCTGCGCGGCTACCGCAAGTCCGATCTCACGGTGGTCTATCCGTTGGCGCGGGGCTCGGGCCCATTGCTGTCTTCCCTGGTCGCCATCCTGTTTCTTGGCGAGCGCATCAGCTTCATCGGCCTTGCGGGCATCGCGGGCGTGGTGCTGGGTGTTTTTCTGGTGGCTGGCGGGCCGGGACTCTGGCGCAAGAAGCATGACCCGGCCCAGCGCGCGCGGGTGCACAAGGGCATTCGCTACGGCGTGCTGACGGGCGCCTTCATCGCGGCCTACACCGTGGCCGACAGCTACGCGGTGAAGTTCCTGGCCATGTCGCCGATCCTGCTCGACTACTTCGGCAACTTCGTGCGCGTGGCCCTGCTGTTGCCGGCGGGGCTGCAAGACCGTGCCGAAACGGCGCGGATGTGGCGCGCGCAGTGGAAGTACGCGCTGCTGGTGGCGGCAATCAGCCCGGTTTCCTATGTGCTTGTGTTGTATGCGGTGCAGCAGGCGCCCATTTCCCATGTTGCCCCGGCGCGCGAGGTCTCGATGCTCTTTGCCGCGCTGATCGGCGGCCATCTGCTGCGCGAGGGCGACCGCTTGCTGCGGCTGCTGGGTGCCGCCTTCATTGCCGCCGGCGTGGTGGCGCTCGCGCTGGGGTAA
- a CDS encoding DUF429 domain-containing protein, translating to MRPALLFGCDFSCAPTSRKPIVIATGRTSQTDELVLTGLQRFTTLDAWADWLQSEHAWIGGFDFPFGLPRELVEHLDWPREWNALMDHYASLSRAEIRSTFADFCAARPVGGKFAHRATDAPAGSSTSMKWVNPPVAFMLHAGVPPLLAAGASLPGLHVGSNNNRVALEAYPGLLARELIGRRSYKSDETVKQTPERLAARTSLVAALEAGTTRLGIRLVLTDAQRAELLGDARGDHVDAVLCLLQAGWSAQRASTPGPGFGLPERFDSIEGWIVTA from the coding sequence ATGCGCCCGGCGCTGCTGTTCGGATGCGATTTTTCTTGCGCACCCACGTCGCGCAAGCCGATCGTCATTGCCACCGGGCGCACCAGCCAGACCGACGAACTGGTGCTGACCGGTCTTCAACGCTTCACCACGCTCGATGCCTGGGCCGACTGGCTGCAGAGCGAACACGCGTGGATCGGCGGCTTCGATTTTCCGTTCGGCCTTCCGCGCGAGTTGGTCGAGCATCTGGACTGGCCGCGGGAATGGAACGCCCTCATGGACCACTATGCAAGCCTGAGCCGCGCGGAGATACGCAGCACCTTCGCAGATTTTTGTGCGGCGCGCCCGGTGGGCGGCAAGTTCGCTCACCGCGCGACCGATGCGCCCGCGGGTTCGAGCACCTCGATGAAGTGGGTCAACCCGCCCGTGGCCTTCATGCTCCATGCGGGCGTGCCGCCGCTGCTGGCCGCCGGCGCAAGCCTTCCGGGGCTGCATGTCGGCAGCAACAACAACCGCGTGGCTCTGGAGGCCTACCCCGGACTGCTGGCGCGCGAACTGATAGGCCGCCGCAGCTACAAGAGCGACGAGACGGTCAAGCAGACGCCCGAGCGGCTTGCGGCGCGCACCAGCCTCGTCGCCGCGCTTGAGGCGGGCACCACGCGCCTGGGCATTCGGCTCGTGCTCACCGATGCGCAACGTGCCGAACTGCTTGGCGATGCGCGCGGCGATCACGTCGACGCGGTGCTTTGCCTGCTGCAAGCGGGGTGGAGCGCGCAGCGCGCCTCCACGCCGGGGCCGGGCTTCGGCTTGCCCGAGCGTTTCGATTCCATCGAAGGATGGATCGTCACGGCCTGA
- a CDS encoding BON domain-containing protein, which yields MKRTRQITAMPFSRAWLTVLLMAGAALSLAACDSSDNRTAGEKLDSAIAKTEKAAETAAAKTGEAVRDAKAKVDASGTTAEVKDGVANMADAAKRAGAAASATADDAAITASVSAGLAKDPDLSAIKIDVDTKAGAVSLKGPAPTAAAKARAEEIAKGVQGVTSVDNQLEVKG from the coding sequence ATGAAAAGAACCCGTCAAATTACTGCCATGCCTTTTTCGCGCGCATGGCTCACCGTGCTGCTGATGGCCGGCGCGGCATTGTCGCTGGCCGCCTGCGACAGTTCGGACAACCGCACCGCGGGAGAAAAGCTCGACAGCGCGATTGCGAAGACAGAGAAGGCGGCCGAAACCGCCGCTGCCAAGACAGGGGAGGCCGTGAGAGACGCCAAGGCCAAGGTTGATGCGTCCGGCACCACCGCCGAGGTGAAGGACGGTGTGGCCAACATGGCGGACGCCGCAAAGAGAGCCGGCGCGGCCGCAAGTGCAACGGCGGACGATGCAGCCATCACCGCATCGGTTTCGGCGGGCCTTGCCAAGGACCCGGACCTGAGCGCGATCAAGATCGACGTCGACACGAAGGCTGGCGCCGTCAGCCTGAAGGGGCCCGCGCCCACGGCCGCCGCCAAGGCGCGCGCCGAAGAAATCGCCAAGGGCGTGCAGGGAGTAACCTCGGTCGACAACCAGCTCGAGGTGAAGGGCTGA
- a CDS encoding ferritin-like domain-containing protein: MNANSPGTNPARHEHLVLDEKAIEAAANSLDEGAVTPSYGPWRDDVVKLLNDALATELVCVLRYKRHYFTASGVSSPAIAEEFLVHANEESAHADRIAERIVQLGGEPDFAPTHLLERSHAGYDESTDLQAMVRANLVAERIAVETYRQMIALIGDKDPTTRRMLEDILSDEEEHADELKDWLGH; encoded by the coding sequence ATGAATGCGAATTCCCCGGGCACCAACCCGGCAAGGCACGAGCACCTGGTGCTCGACGAAAAGGCCATCGAAGCCGCAGCGAACAGCCTCGATGAAGGTGCGGTCACGCCAAGCTACGGCCCCTGGCGCGACGACGTCGTGAAGCTGCTGAACGATGCACTGGCCACCGAGCTGGTGTGCGTGCTGCGCTACAAGCGCCACTACTTCACCGCCAGCGGCGTGTCATCGCCTGCAATCGCAGAAGAATTCCTGGTGCACGCGAACGAAGAATCCGCGCACGCCGACCGCATTGCCGAACGCATCGTGCAGCTCGGCGGCGAGCCCGACTTTGCCCCGACGCACCTGCTCGAACGCAGCCACGCCGGCTACGACGAATCGACCGACCTGCAAGCCATGGTGCGCGCCAACCTCGTGGCCGAGCGCATTGCCGTGGAAACGTACCGGCAGATGATCGCGCTGATCGGCGACAAGGACCCGACCACCCGCCGCATGCTGGAAGACATTCTTTCCGACGAGGAAGAGCATGCGGACGAGCTCAAGGACTGGCTGGGCCACTGA
- a CDS encoding phage holin family protein, with protein sequence MLHPIFSTVLGHPELIAEHAANYAALVRQEASEAGRGLVARIVAGVVAAASAMLALGLIGVAVLIGVLHGSFHWVLVAVPGVALVMAGICAWVASRPFPGYAFDDLRAQVDADLQALHEAGARHERH encoded by the coding sequence ATGCTTCATCCGATTTTTTCCACGGTGCTCGGGCATCCGGAACTCATCGCCGAACACGCAGCCAACTACGCCGCCCTCGTGAGGCAGGAAGCCTCCGAGGCGGGGCGCGGGCTCGTCGCCCGCATCGTTGCGGGCGTGGTCGCGGCGGCGAGCGCCATGCTCGCGCTCGGCCTCATCGGGGTCGCGGTATTGATAGGCGTGCTGCACGGCAGCTTCCACTGGGTGCTGGTGGCGGTACCCGGCGTTGCGCTGGTCATGGCCGGCATTTGCGCCTGGGTGGCCAGCCGCCCGTTCCCCGGTTACGCGTTCGACGATCTTCGCGCGCAGGTCGACGCAGACCTGCAGGCGTTGCACGAAGCAGGAGCCCGCCATGAACGGCACTGA
- a CDS encoding DUF1328 domain-containing protein, producing the protein MLHYTVVFLVIALIAAVFGFGGIAASAVGIAKILFVIFAVLAIASFLAGLLRRK; encoded by the coding sequence ATGTTGCATTACACGGTGGTGTTTCTGGTCATTGCGCTGATTGCCGCTGTGTTCGGCTTCGGCGGCATTGCCGCCAGCGCGGTAGGAATCGCGAAGATCCTTTTCGTGATCTTCGCCGTACTTGCCATCGCCAGTTTCCTGGCCGGCTTGCTACGACGCAAGTAG
- a CDS encoding CHASE3 domain-containing protein, translated as MAVSLLLAALAALALVGINEAGYRQSTQALANIDEAQKVRATLNLILQSMLDAETGQRGYLLTGEASYRQPYDMAVKQVDGYLATMRQLYADRPAERTQLAELSKHVLRKIAEMDMSVRLRQDGKEDAWKFVITTDVGREEMDAIRKSAHDLVAVSNKTLQESQSQVMKSLRLARIGTAIVALAALIAFFLYLRQTHALRSIGERQQETLQRERNALEDEVRERTASLAELATHLQDVRETERGYLARELHDELGSLLTAAKLDVARLKSRLLEAPDATQRLQHLTELLNSGIALKRRIIEDLRPSSLSNLGLVASLEILGREFAERSGIQVQMALEPVTMDESRQLTIYRMVQESLTNIGKYAEASEATIVLKNYENHVIVEVADNGKGFDPRRIHPSTHGLAGMRHRVEAARGKLTISSTPGRGTRLSAMLPVVKPV; from the coding sequence ATGGCCGTGAGCCTCCTGCTCGCGGCACTGGCTGCGCTGGCCCTCGTCGGCATCAACGAGGCCGGCTACCGCCAATCGACCCAGGCTCTGGCCAACATCGACGAGGCGCAAAAAGTGCGCGCCACGCTCAACCTGATCCTGCAGAGCATGCTCGATGCCGAAACCGGCCAGCGAGGTTACCTTCTTACCGGCGAGGCCAGCTACCGCCAACCATACGACATGGCCGTCAAGCAGGTTGATGGGTACCTGGCCACAATGCGCCAACTTTACGCTGATCGGCCGGCCGAGCGTACCCAATTGGCGGAGCTCTCCAAGCATGTGCTGCGCAAGATAGCCGAAATGGACATGAGCGTGCGCCTGCGGCAGGACGGCAAGGAGGACGCCTGGAAGTTCGTCATCACTACCGACGTGGGGCGGGAAGAGATGGACGCCATCCGCAAGAGCGCCCACGACCTTGTGGCAGTGAGCAACAAGACCCTGCAGGAAAGCCAGTCGCAGGTGATGAAGTCGCTGCGGCTTGCGCGAATCGGCACCGCCATCGTGGCGCTCGCCGCCCTCATCGCGTTCTTCCTGTACCTGCGGCAGACGCATGCACTGCGCTCCATCGGCGAGCGCCAGCAGGAAACGCTTCAGCGCGAGCGCAACGCACTCGAAGACGAGGTGCGCGAACGCACGGCCTCGCTGGCCGAGCTCGCCACCCACCTGCAGGACGTGCGTGAAACCGAGCGCGGCTATCTCGCACGCGAGCTGCACGACGAGCTCGGCTCGCTGCTCACAGCGGCCAAGCTGGACGTCGCCCGCCTCAAGTCGAGGCTGCTGGAGGCGCCGGACGCAACCCAGCGGCTGCAGCACCTGACCGAACTGCTCAACAGCGGCATCGCGCTCAAGCGGCGGATCATCGAGGACCTCCGGCCGTCGTCGCTGTCGAACCTCGGGCTGGTGGCGTCGCTGGAAATCCTCGGGCGCGAATTCGCGGAACGCTCGGGCATCCAGGTGCAGATGGCACTCGAGCCCGTGACCATGGACGAGTCGCGCCAGCTCACCATCTACCGCATGGTGCAGGAAAGCCTCACCAATATCGGCAAGTACGCCGAAGCCAGCGAGGCGACGATCGTGCTGAAGAACTACGAGAACCACGTGATCGTGGAGGTTGCCGACAACGGCAAGGGCTTCGACCCGCGGCGCATCCATCCTTCGACGCACGGCCTTGCAGGCATGCGGCATCGGGTGGAGGCCGCGCGCGGCAAGCTCACGATCTCGTCGACGCCGGGCCGTGGCACCCGCCTGAGTGCGATGCTGCCCGTGGTCAAGCCGGTCTGA